TACAAAATACATTCCAATATTCATCAAAATCACGCCTATTCCATACCCTAGAACCTCTGATTCTGAATCAGCATATGACAAGATTGACAATGATGATAGCAATGGGGTAATTCCAATCTTTACTGCTTCTCTAAATACAGGATTCTCTCTTTCCATATCTGCAATTGTTGGTGAGAATGAATAGTAGAATTGATTGAATCCTGCCATAAATGATGCCCCTGAATCAGTGTTCATTAGCTGATTGTCACGAATTTCTCTGAGCAATTGAACTTGTGGGGACATCTCTGTTCCATATGTTGCAGTTGCAATTAGACAACCTCCACCTTCGGAATTATCAGTAATGACACACAATCCGTCAACCAAATCCGTTCCTTCACCACACTCACCAAATTCTGGTTCATCAATTTCTGGCTCTTGAATACCTACAGCATCATAAATTGTTACATCTGGGTATGTTTCATCAAACCATTTTTTGTATGTATCTTCTCTATTATATCTGTCAATGTAATATTGGGGATCTAAATTTGGATCAACAAATGGTGCTAATTTTTTGGGTTCATCCAAACCTACTGCCTGATAAATTGAATCATACTCTGAAAAATTATCATCAAACCATTTTTTGTAACTTGCCTCATTGTTGTATCTATCAACATAACTTTGCGGATCTTTTGTTTCATCAACAAATAAAGCTGGAATTTGCAGTGGTTCATCCAAACCTACTGCCTGATAAATTGAATCATACTCTGAAAAATTATCATCAAACCATTTTTTGTAACTTGCCTCATTGTTGTATCTATCAACATAACTTTGCGGATCTTTTGTTTCATCAACAAATAAAGCTGGAATTTGCAGTGGTTCATCCAAACCTACTGCCTGATAAATTGAATCATACTCTGAAAAATTATCATCAAACCATTTTTTGTAACTTGCCTCATTGTTGTATCTATCAACATAACTTTGCGGATCTTTTGTTTCATCAACAAATAAAGCTGGAATCTCTAATTTTTTAGGTTCTGGTTCAGGTGAGGTTTGTTTAGGTTTAGGTTTTGGTTCTGTATATGCTTGCTTTACAGTAATTGTTATTTTTTCTTTATCCTCTTGATTTCCTTTATTTACAACAATATCAAAATTATAAAATACATCTTGTATGTTCCCATGAGATTTAGATGGTGTCCATACAAATTTACCTGAATTTGGATCTATTGTGGCACCAGAAGGTGCATTGTTCAAACTAAACACTGCATCAGTTACTGAACTGTCTGCAAGAGTAGCTGTAAATGTTATAGTTTTTTCTACTTCAACTGTTTTGTCTCCAATTGAATTTAGTTGCAATACATAGTCAGGAACATCAAATACTTTCTTTCCATCAAATTCAAGTGTTATTGAAGTACCGTTTTCAATTTTATATACAAATGCTGTTGCGTTATAAGTCCCAACTATTGAAAAAATATTTTTTACCGATTGTGGTATTGTTTCAAATCCTCCTTCAGGATCAGAAAATCCTCCAAGTAATTTTGCTTTCCCGTTGGGATCCTTTACAACTACATTGACTAACACACTACCTTCACTCTCATTTCCTAAAAATGAAATTTTTTCATCAATCGTGTAGAAATTCTTTCCCATGGAAACTTCTATGACCTCTGCATAAGATGGAATCACCATTAACACAAATAATGAGAATGTCGCAAATACTGCTAATTTAGTGCGCACAATATTGATACTCCAAGTTTATTTTTAAAAAACGCGTATAATTTCTTCTTCTTTTGTGCAAAGAAATATTCACTAAACTCACAAATCTAGGAGAAATCTCATGTATGTTTGACTATTTGTCTTAATTTCCATGTCATAAAATGTTGGAGCCTTTATCTCGACTTTGAAATTGTGCTTATGAGTATCAAGTGGCTCCCCGTATGCTACTGCATTAATTTTATAGCCATCATTTTCCTCGATATTAAACTCAATCCTCTTAATTGCAAATCCTTCAGTAATTAAAAGAAATGGAATCTCTTCAAGCCAGCTAAATAGGAGATAACGCAAATCTTTTCCATTGGCAGTGAATTCTTTTTTGTCTTTTTCTTCAACTTTGTCTTGATCAAGTGTCAAATTAATTTCTGCTTCAGCTGCTACAGCAAATGCTTCTTTGATGTCTTTTGCAGTAACCTCAATTATTGCATCAGTTGCATGATCTAAAAATTTGTAACTCAATTGTATTTTTTAGAAAACTTTCTGATTATTAATCTAGCCTATTTTATACAATATGTGACCCGAGAAAAATAATTTTTCATGATTCTAATTGAAAGTAATAGCCCTTTGACCGTATCGTTTTAGGATCTGATTTATTGTTTCTAGTAATGTAACAATTTTAGGATAATCTGTATTTATCAAATCCTTTTTAATGATTGTTAGATAATGTCTTTTTTGTTTTACCTCACGCAGTTTTTTTGATTTTGATGCATCATAATTTTTCAAATCACTCAAGTTTGCAGAAATATCACAAAGTTTGATTAGTTTTGCATCCAATGATGCTTCTTTGAGTTGTACGTTGTATGCTTTTTCTCTTTGTTTTCTTGGTAATGTTTTGTCTTTAGTCAAAGATGATACAATTACTGCAATCCTATCTCCAAACTGCTCATACAAACTATCAAAACTAGTATCAGTGTCTTCAATAATATCGTGAAGCCATCCTGCACTTAGAAGTTCTTTATCAATTACACCTAAACTCTTGAGTCTGTTAACTACATCTTCTAGGTGTTTTGAGTAAGGAGCAGTGTTATCTTTTCTAAACTGTCCTGCATGTTTCTTTTTTGCAAGTAATTCTGCTCTTTTTACTAATTCCAAGATTTATTCCTCATGTGGTAAAATTTGTATTATTTCTACTGTTGTTTAGACTATTGTGCTTCTCATCCATTTCTATTATTCCAAACATGTTGCCCTCAGTGTTAGTACATTGTGCAAACCATCCAATTTTTGGAATTGTCATTTTTGGAACAATTAACTGTCCACCTTTTTCTATATTTTTTTATAATCACATGGCAAGAAGACCACCATATGCTTATACGGTGGATGAATCGCAAACTAACCACATTCTCAAATATGAGTAAAGTCATACATTGTATAATGACTGTGGTACCGCAGGAATTGCAGGAACCATCAAATACAAAGGCCTGAGCTGTGAGAACAGCAGTCCCCGACCAAGGGATGTGAGAGCCACAACCACAAACGTCTGCGAAGCAACTTTGAGACTCGATGAAGCAGGAAGAGGCCACCCAACAAGTTGGGTGGTAGTTCACAGTCATCAAGTGATGGAACTCTGATGATATTTGAGATTTCTATCTGTCCTGACATTCTATTTGATAGCCCCTCGTTAATTCTAGGCTCTTCTGTTCCTGTTGTTGCCATCCAATAGTCCATTGGTCCGTCCCATTTCTCAAACTTTCAACCAAACACTTCTCTGTAAAATTTTTGTGCCCTCTGAGGATCATCTACTGGTATGTCAAAATGAAAAATTCTTGATATAACTTTCCATCTCGCTAAATTATTTAAAACTGATCTTTTTATTTTGAAGAATTTCAGTATTTTAAAATTGGATGCCTATTGAAATGATTTGATGAAAGCTGCTTATTTTGATGGAGAAAAAATGACTTTTGATCAAAACTATCCAGAACCAAATTCTGCTGAAACATTAGTTAGAGTAAATCTGGCAGGAATTTGTGGAACTGACTTGGAGATTCTAGATGGATACATGAAGTATAGTGGAATCTTGGGTCATGAATTTGTTGGAACTGTAGAAAAATCTGAAAATTCTGAACTAATTGGAAAAAGAATTGTGGGTGAAATTAATGTTGGATGTGGAGTTTGTGACTCTTGTAAAAATGGAATGTCTCGACATTGTCCTAACAGAACAGTTCTTGGAATTTTAAAAAGAAATGGAGCATTTGCAGAATTTGTCTCACTTCCTGAAAAAAACTTACATGTTTTACCTGATTCAATTAGTGATGAACAAGCTGTGTTTATCGAACCACTAGCAGCTGCATTTGAAATCAAAGAACAAGTAAAACTGGATCCTCAATGGAATGTTGCAGTGATAGGTGATGGAAGACTGGCACAATTAATTGCACAAGTATTGAAATTATCTTGTATCAATACCACATGCTTTGGTAGGCACAAAAATAAACTCCAAAGTTTGGATAAACTAGGAATAAAAACGAAGATTGGAATTGAATCTTCAGATGAATTCACTTTTGATTTAGTGGTGGAGGCTACTGGAAGTAATTCTGGATTTTCTGACACTATGAAATTAACAAGACCGCGTGGAATTGTTATTTTAAAATCAACCATTGCATCAAGAGAAAATCTTGATTTGACTCCTACAGTAGTCAATGAAATAACGTTGATTGGCTCTCGTTGTGGATTGTTTAAACCAGCAATTGACGCACTCGCTACTGGAATGGTCACAGTTGATGATATGATCGATTCCACATTTCCTCTTGAGAAATTTCAAGAAGCAATTATTCATGCAAAAAAGCCTGATACGTTAAAGGTATTTCTAAAACCATGATTTGAATTATAATCTCATCTAAATTGGTTTATTCTAAGGGAAAATCAATCTCACAGATAGTGCATTTTCCTCTCTGGCCTTTGTATCGCTCTTCAAAATATTCAATAATCTCAGCACTGCATACCAGACATGTTATTTCTTCATCACCTTGTTCTTCCACATTGATAGATGCTGTTCATCACTTTTATCCATATCCTAGTACCTGGCAAGAATTCTGATCTCACAAGTATTGTAATTTGTAAAATTTTGAAAAATCGCTTGAAAATATGAACAAATGAATTAGTCAAAATTAAGAGAACTAGTCCAATAAAAAATCTACTCTGATACTTTGACATCTATAATTTTTTCAACCCAGTCATCTGTTTTTTAACTCATCTTTTGTAAATTCCCTTTCTTGTTTAATTGCAGTTTTTAACATATCTGCCATAATTCCTTTTATTCCATTGCTTCCTTACTGTACAAAAATATTTTTAGCATAAATCTCCAATTTTGTAATTTTCCCTTTGATGGATCATAATAATTTAAAATTAAGATCGATCACAGAAAAAATCTCATAAAATTCATTTAGATGTTTTTTACAAGATTGAAAAAACAAGATCTTTGTAACTTAAATGAATTTTATCTAATAATTGTCTCCAAATGAATTGTCATTTTGTTGGAATACATAACTAAGAAATAATCAATTATGCTGTGATTTTGATATATTATCTAAAATTGTCATGTCAAGTGACTAATTTGTATGAGTTTGCACTCGTAAAGTAATTTAGTAAGATTTCATTTGCAGAAGCAATTGGAACCATTTGATTCATTTCTTATTTGGATTGCAGAGTTTCTAGGTGAGCATCTCTATGAAGGGATATTTCTAGCAGCCTTACTTGAGACTATAGTCCCGCCTATTCCCACACTTGCAGTATTTCCTACTGCGGGATTCTTGGCATTCCAACAAGGTATACCAATCATTGGTCTCATCCCGATGATTTTGCTTGGAGCAGGAGGTGCTACTCTTGGTACATCTGCAATATACCTAATTGCGTTAAAGCTTGGTCGTGTTGTTCTAATTCGTTATCTGCGATATGTCCGAGTATCTGAAAAAAAATTAGAGCGAGTAGAGATCTGGTTTGAAAAGTATGGCGACAAGGCTGTATTTTTAGGAAGGATGGTTCCAGTTATGAGAGAAATGATTTCAGTTCCAGCAGGATTACTAAAAATGAAAATTCCAAAATTTGTTACTTACACATTTGCAGGATCATGTGTTTGGTCTACTGGAACAATTCTATCTGGATATTACTTTGGTGAAGCAATTGGACTCGGCACTAGTACAATTACATCATTGCCTTAAATATTGAAAACGTTCTATGCATACTATCATCCTATTGTTTGACTGGATGTTTGGCAGAGATTCTTCAATACACCCTAATTCTTGAAGAATTTCTGTTTAAAAATTACCTAACGTCTTTTGTCTTTTTTCTTCCCAGATTAATTCCCGCATTCCA
This genomic window from Nitrosopumilus ureiphilus contains:
- a CDS encoding Ig domain-containing protein, producing MRTKLAVFATFSLFVLMVIPSYAEVIEVSMGKNFYTIDEKISFLGNESEGSVLVNVVVKDPNGKAKLLGGFSDPEGGFETIPQSVKNIFSIVGTYNATAFVYKIENGTSITLEFDGKKVFDVPDYVLQLNSIGDKTVEVEKTITFTATLADSSVTDAVFSLNNAPSGATIDPNSGKFVWTPSKSHGNIQDVFYNFDIVVNKGNQEDKEKITITVKQAYTEPKPKPKQTSPEPEPKKLEIPALFVDETKDPQSYVDRYNNEASYKKWFDDNFSEYDSIYQAVGLDEPLQIPALFVDETKDPQSYVDRYNNEASYKKWFDDNFSEYDSIYQAVGLDEPLQIPALFVDETKDPQSYVDRYNNEASYKKWFDDNFSEYDSIYQAVGLDEPKKLAPFVDPNLDPQYYIDRYNREDTYKKWFDETYPDVTIYDAVGIQEPEIDEPEFGECGEGTDLVDGLCVITDNSEGGGCLIATATYGTEMSPQVQLLREIRDNQLMNTDSGASFMAGFNQFYYSFSPTIADMERENPVFREAVKIGITPLLSSLSILSYADSESEVLGYGIGVILMNIGMYFVAPAIIILKSKKYIKI
- a CDS encoding VOC family protein, translating into MLKFFKIKRSVLNNLARWKVISRIFHFDIPVDDPQRAQKFYREVFG
- a CDS encoding archease, with the protein product MSYKFLDHATDAIIEVTAKDIKEAFAVAAEAEINLTLDQDKVEEKDKKEFTANGKDLRYLLFSWLEEIPFLLITEGFAIKRIEFNIEENDGYKINAVAYGEPLDTHKHNFKVEIKAPTFYDMEIKTNSQTYMRFLLDL
- a CDS encoding HD domain-containing protein — translated: MELVKRAELLAKKKHAGQFRKDNTAPYSKHLEDVVNRLKSLGVIDKELLSAGWLHDIIEDTDTSFDSLYEQFGDRIAVIVSSLTKDKTLPRKQREKAYNVQLKEASLDAKLIKLCDISANLSDLKNYDASKSKKLREVKQKRHYLTIIKKDLINTDYPKIVTLLETINQILKRYGQRAITFN
- a CDS encoding MDR/zinc-dependent alcohol dehydrogenase-like family protein, giving the protein MKAAYFDGEKMTFDQNYPEPNSAETLVRVNLAGICGTDLEILDGYMKYSGILGHEFVGTVEKSENSELIGKRIVGEINVGCGVCDSCKNGMSRHCPNRTVLGILKRNGAFAEFVSLPEKNLHVLPDSISDEQAVFIEPLAAAFEIKEQVKLDPQWNVAVIGDGRLAQLIAQVLKLSCINTTCFGRHKNKLQSLDKLGIKTKIGIESSDEFTFDLVVEATGSNSGFSDTMKLTRPRGIVILKSTIASRENLDLTPTVVNEITLIGSRCGLFKPAIDALATGMVTVDDMIDSTFPLEKFQEAIIHAKKPDTLKVFLKP
- a CDS encoding DedA family protein, encoding MQKQLEPFDSFLIWIAEFLGEHLYEGIFLAALLETIVPPIPTLAVFPTAGFLAFQQGIPIIGLIPMILLGAGGATLGTSAIYLIALKLGRVVLIRYLRYVRVSEKKLERVEIWFEKYGDKAVFLGRMVPVMREMISVPAGLLKMKIPKFVTYTFAGSCVWSTGTILSGYYFGEAIGLGTSTITSLP